In Lineus longissimus chromosome 7, tnLinLong1.2, whole genome shotgun sequence, a genomic segment contains:
- the LOC135490632 gene encoding sodium- and chloride-dependent glycine transporter 1-like, which translates to MEEYGTPDSTENKSDGEYKPDKSADRKKRKDKKNFFKKKKGKEKYIEGPNLDGTPNDGYQGDEIVNTDLDPGVYTVYDPNGGYRSSTPSKTGSTAGDTPLPSSHGTSTRELLEASDGKQHFGEDENKERGNWTGKLDFLLSCLGYAVGLGNVWRFPYLCYRNGGGAFFIPYIIMLTFVGIPLFFMELSLGQFCSNGPLTCWEFAPIFQGLGVAMMVVSGLVGIYYNMIIAMAIYYLFGSFTSYLPWQDCTNWWNTDHCSLLLPKLNCTGNMEVQQDNGSCTILGEAIGLWNESLYTNKTGKRRILPSEEYYKHRVLKMSGGIEDIGLPQWDLVLCLLLAWVIVFFCLIRGIKSSGKVVYFTALFPYLVLVILFFRGVTLDHAGDGIYFYVVPEWSRLLDAKVWNDAAVQIFFSLSTSWGGLITLASYNRFHNNVLRDSLIVTVGNCTTSIFAGFVIFSYLGYMANKLGTTVDKVVDSGSGLAFIVYPAAVTYMPISPLWSILFFIMLLTLGLDSQFALIETIVTCLLDRFPDLLRPKKSIVILIISIVFFLLGLPLCCNGGSYWLQLMDTYAGGWGLLVIGFCEAIALGWVYGSPRFFSDIETMTGVRPTMWWRVCWQGISPFLILAILLFAWIDYSPAKFGEYRYPPWADAIGWMMTSMSVVCIIGVAIYRLYKEEGPICERFRDLSIPTADWGPALVQHRKLIDYVDGFYEDPSLAHSTPSIVSGHSNPALSYSTNGLENGSYPYRSSMSTVGRRPGSSVHDRRYRSHATLDSENSLGQKSVESAV; encoded by the exons ATGGAAGAATATGGGACG CCTGACTCCACAGAAAACAAATCTGATGGCGAATACAAACCAGATAAAAGTGCGGACAGAAAGAAACGGAAAGACAAGAAAAATTTCTTCAAGAAGAAAAAGGGGAAGGAGAAATATATTGAAGGGCCAAACCTTGATGGGACCCCTAACGATGGTTACCAAGGAGATGAGATTGTGAATACTGATCTAGACCCTGGCGTGTACACTGTGTATGATCCGAATGGGGGCTACAGGTCGTCCACGCCCTCTAAAACGGGGTCCACGGCAGGAGATACGCCCCTTCCAAGCAGTCACGGCACATCAACG CGCGAACTTCTCGAGGCATCAGACGGCAAGCAGCACTTTGGAGAGGACGAGAACAAGGAAAGAGGCAACTGGACGGGAAAGCTCGACTTCCTTCTCTCCTGCCTCGGGTACGCCGTAGGATTAGGCAACGTCTGGCGCTTCCCATACCTCTGCTACAGAAACGGCGGAGGTGCCTTCTTCATCCCGTATATAATTATGTTGACATTCGTGGGCATTCCTTTATTCTTTATGGAGCTATCTCTGGGGCAGTTCTGCAGTAATGGGCCTTTGACATGCTGGGAGTTTGCGCCAATATTTCAAG GTCTGGGCGTGGCAATGATGGTGGTATCCGGCCTAGTGGGCATCTATTACAACATGATCATCGCGATGGCCATCTACTACCTGTTTGGTTCCTTCACCAGTTATCTGCCGTGGCAGGATTGTACTAACTGGTGGAACACTGATC ACTGCAGTTTGCTTTTGCCCAAGTTAAATTGCACGGGCAATATGGAAGTGCAACAAGATAACGGGTCTTGCACCATATTGGGGGAGGCAATAGGCCTGTGGAACGAGTCTCTGTACACCAACAAGACGGGGAAGCGGAGGATACTCCCAAGCGAAGAATATTACAA ACACCGGGTTCTCAAAATGAGTGGTGGAATCGAAGACATTGGTCTTCCCCAGTGGGATCTAGTTCTCTGCCTCTTGCTAGCCTGGGTCATAGTCTTCTTCTGCCTCATCCGGGGGATAAAATCATCGGGAAAAGTCGTCTACTTCACCGCGCTTTTTCCTTACTTGGTTCTTGTGATCTTGTTCTTCCGTGGAGTGACCCTTGACCATGCCGGCGATGGGATCTACTTCTACGTCGTCCCAGAGTGGTCTAGACTTCTTGACGCTAAG GTGTGGAACGATGCAGCCGTCCAGATTTTCTTCTCTCTGTCCACTAGTTGGGGTGGTCTCATCACACTGGCGAGCTACAACAGGTTCCATAACAACGTACTGAG GGATTCTTTGATCGTAACCGTTGGTAACTGCACCACCAGTATCTTCGCCGGTTTCGTCATCTTTTCGTACCTGGGATACATGGCAAATAAACTTGGCACAACAGTGGACAAGGTCGTAGACAGCG GGTCTGGCTTGGCGTTTATCGTGTACCCCGCTGCCGTGACATATATGCCCATCAGTCCTCTCTGGTCCattctgtttttcatcatgCTGCTGACTCTGGGGCTGGACAGCCAG TTCGCCCTGATTGAGACTATAGTCACGTGCCTCCTTGACAGATTCCCAGATCTGCTCCGTCCAAAGAAATCCATCGTTATCCTCATCATCAGTATTGTATTCTTCCTGTTGGGGTTACCGCTTTGCTGCAAC GGCGGCAGCTACTGGCTCCAACTCATGGACACCTACGCTGGAGGATGGGGTCTTCTAGTCATCGGCTTCTGCGAGGCCATCGCCTTGGGATGGGTGTATGGGTCGCCCAGGTTCTTCAGCGACATCGAGACTATGACGGGTGTAAGACCGACCATGTGGTGGAGGGTGTGCTGGCAGGGGATAAGTCCTTTTCTTATTTTG GCTATTCTACTATTTGCTTGGATCGACTACTCTCCGGCAAAGTTTGGAGAATATCGCTACCCACCGTGGGCGGACGCTATCGGATGGATGATGACCAGTATGTCCGTAGTGTGTATCATTGGAGTAGCAATCTATAGGCTATACAAGGAAGAAGGACCAATATGCGAG CGCTTCCGTGACCTCAGCATCCCTACAGCGGACTGGGGCCCAGCTCTTGTTCAACATAGAAAACTTATCGACTATGTGGACGGGTTTTATGAGGACCCCTCGTTAGCCCATTCTACCCCATCCATTGTATCGGGTCACAGCAATCCTGCACTGTCCTACAGTACCAATGGGCTGGAAAATGGAAGTTAT CCCTACAGGTCGTCCATGTCGACCGTTGGCCGAAGACCGGGGTCATCTGTACATGACAGACGGTACAGATCTCATGCTACTCTCGACTCTGAAAACTCATTAGGACAGAAATCGGTGGAATCAGCCGTTTGA